Proteins encoded by one window of Glycine soja cultivar W05 chromosome 15, ASM419377v2, whole genome shotgun sequence:
- the LOC114386600 gene encoding E3 ubiquitin-protein ligase CCNB1IP1 homolog isoform X2, giving the protein MRCNACWREVEGRAISTTCGHLLCTDDANKILSNDGACPICDQVLSKSLMKPVDVNPNDEWVNMAMAGVSPQILMKSAYRSVMFYLGQKELEMQFKMNKIVAQCRQKCEMMQEKFTEKIEQVHTAYQKMAKKCQMMQQEIESLTKDNQELQEKFAEKSRQKRKLDEMYDQLRNEYDSVKRSAIQPADNFYSRNEHDLFSNPPNIMDGREMGRKGGLVFTPATPGPREDVWPARQNSNNSGHFDLSVGSPAKQTVIAGDAGNRRAGAHPVFGPGATNNPSMTLRNLILSPIKRPQLSRNRPQLFT; this is encoded by the exons ATGAGATGCAATGCATGCTGGCGAGAAGTAGAAGGGCGAGCCATTTCCACAACTTGTGGTCACCTATTAT GCACAGATGATGCCAATAAGATACTCAGCAATGATGGAGCATGTCCTATTTGtgatcaagtcctttcaaagag TCTCATGAAACCCGTGGACGTCAATCCCAATGATGAATGGGTCAAT ATGGCCATGGCAGGGGTATCTCCACAGATAT TGATGAAGAGTGCATATAGAAGTGTGATGTTCTACTTGGGGCAAAAAGAACTGGAGATGCAGTTTAAGATGAACAAGATTGTTGCTCAATGCCGGCAGAAATGTGAGATGATGCAAGAGAAGTTTACAGAAAAAATAGAACAGGTACATACTGCTTACCAAAAGATGGCCAAGAAGTGCCAGATGATGCAACAGGAAATTGAGAGCTTAACCAAGGACAATCAAGAACTTCAGGAAAAATTTGCTGAAAAGTCCAG GCAGAAGAGAAAATTGGATGAAATGTATGACCAGCTGAGGAATGAGTATGACTCGGTGAAGCGATCTGCCATACAGCCTGCAGACAACTTTTATTCCAGAAATGAGCATGATTTGTTCTCGAACCCACCTAATATAATGGATGGCAGAGAAATGGGCAGAAAAG GTGGGCTGGTATTCACTCCTGCCACTCCAGGACCAAGAGAGGATGTCTGGCCAGCAAGGCAGAATAGCAACAACTCTGGTCACTTTGATCTGTCCGTCGGCTCACCAGCGAAACAAACAGTCATTGCAGGGGATGCTGGAAACAGAAGGGCTGGTGCTCATCCTGTTTTTGGACCTGGTGCTACTAATAACCCATCCATGACTTTGAGGAACTTAATACTGTCTCCAATAAAGCGGCCTCAGCTCTCACGTAACCGCCCCCAACTATTCACGTGA
- the LOC114386600 gene encoding E3 ubiquitin-protein ligase CCNB1IP1 homolog isoform X4: protein MRCNACWREVEGRAISTTCGHLLCTDDANKILSNDGACPICDQVLSKSLMKPVDVNPNDEWVNMAMAGVSPQILMKSAYRSVMFYLGQKELEMQFKMNKIVAQCRQKCEMMQEKFTEKIEQVHTAYQKMAKKCQMMQQEIESLTKDNQELQEKFAEKSRQKRKLDEMYDQLRNEYDSVKRSAIQPADNFYSRNEHDLFSNPPNIMDGREMGRKGPREDVWPARQNSNNSGHFDLSVGSPAKQTVIAGDAGNRRAGAHPVFGPGATNNPSMTLRNLILSPIKRPQLSRNRPQLFT, encoded by the exons ATGAGATGCAATGCATGCTGGCGAGAAGTAGAAGGGCGAGCCATTTCCACAACTTGTGGTCACCTATTAT GCACAGATGATGCCAATAAGATACTCAGCAATGATGGAGCATGTCCTATTTGtgatcaagtcctttcaaagag TCTCATGAAACCCGTGGACGTCAATCCCAATGATGAATGGGTCAAT ATGGCCATGGCAGGGGTATCTCCACAGATAT TGATGAAGAGTGCATATAGAAGTGTGATGTTCTACTTGGGGCAAAAAGAACTGGAGATGCAGTTTAAGATGAACAAGATTGTTGCTCAATGCCGGCAGAAATGTGAGATGATGCAAGAGAAGTTTACAGAAAAAATAGAACAGGTACATACTGCTTACCAAAAGATGGCCAAGAAGTGCCAGATGATGCAACAGGAAATTGAGAGCTTAACCAAGGACAATCAAGAACTTCAGGAAAAATTTGCTGAAAAGTCCAG GCAGAAGAGAAAATTGGATGAAATGTATGACCAGCTGAGGAATGAGTATGACTCGGTGAAGCGATCTGCCATACAGCCTGCAGACAACTTTTATTCCAGAAATGAGCATGATTTGTTCTCGAACCCACCTAATATAATGGATGGCAGAGAAATGGGCAGAAAAG GACCAAGAGAGGATGTCTGGCCAGCAAGGCAGAATAGCAACAACTCTGGTCACTTTGATCTGTCCGTCGGCTCACCAGCGAAACAAACAGTCATTGCAGGGGATGCTGGAAACAGAAGGGCTGGTGCTCATCCTGTTTTTGGACCTGGTGCTACTAATAACCCATCCATGACTTTGAGGAACTTAATACTGTCTCCAATAAAGCGGCCTCAGCTCTCACGTAACCGCCCCCAACTATTCACGTGA
- the LOC114386600 gene encoding E3 ubiquitin-protein ligase CCNB1IP1 homolog isoform X3, whose translation MRCNACWREVEGRAISTTCGHLLCTDDANKILSNDGACPICDQVLSKSLMKPVDVNPNDEWVNMAMAGVSPQILMKSAYRSVMFYLGQKELEMQFKMNKIVAQCRQKCEMMQEKFTEKIEQVHTAYQKMAKKCQMMQQEIESLTKDNQELQEKFAEKSRQKRKLDEMYDQLRNEYDSVKRSAIQPADNFYSRNEHDLFSNPPNIMDGREMGRKGPREDVWPARQNSNNSGHFDLSVGSPAKQTVIAGDAGNRRAGAHPVFGPGATNNPSMTLRNLILSPIKRPQLSRNRPQLFTL comes from the exons ATGAGATGCAATGCATGCTGGCGAGAAGTAGAAGGGCGAGCCATTTCCACAACTTGTGGTCACCTATTAT GCACAGATGATGCCAATAAGATACTCAGCAATGATGGAGCATGTCCTATTTGtgatcaagtcctttcaaagag TCTCATGAAACCCGTGGACGTCAATCCCAATGATGAATGGGTCAAT ATGGCCATGGCAGGGGTATCTCCACAGATAT TGATGAAGAGTGCATATAGAAGTGTGATGTTCTACTTGGGGCAAAAAGAACTGGAGATGCAGTTTAAGATGAACAAGATTGTTGCTCAATGCCGGCAGAAATGTGAGATGATGCAAGAGAAGTTTACAGAAAAAATAGAACAGGTACATACTGCTTACCAAAAGATGGCCAAGAAGTGCCAGATGATGCAACAGGAAATTGAGAGCTTAACCAAGGACAATCAAGAACTTCAGGAAAAATTTGCTGAAAAGTCCAG GCAGAAGAGAAAATTGGATGAAATGTATGACCAGCTGAGGAATGAGTATGACTCGGTGAAGCGATCTGCCATACAGCCTGCAGACAACTTTTATTCCAGAAATGAGCATGATTTGTTCTCGAACCCACCTAATATAATGGATGGCAGAGAAATGGGCAGAAAAG GACCAAGAGAGGATGTCTGGCCAGCAAGGCAGAATAGCAACAACTCTGGTCACTTTGATCTGTCCGTCGGCTCACCAGCGAAACAAACAGTCATTGCAGGGGATGCTGGAAACAGAAGGGCTGGTGCTCATCCTGTTTTTGGACCTGGTGCTACTAATAACCCATCCATGACTTTGAGGAACTTAATACTGTCTCCAATAAAGCGGCCTCAGCTCTCACGTAACCGCCCCCAACTATTCAC gtTGTAG
- the LOC114386600 gene encoding E3 ubiquitin-protein ligase CCNB1IP1 homolog isoform X1, which translates to MRCNACWREVEGRAISTTCGHLLCTDDANKILSNDGACPICDQVLSKSLMKPVDVNPNDEWVNMAMAGVSPQILMKSAYRSVMFYLGQKELEMQFKMNKIVAQCRQKCEMMQEKFTEKIEQVHTAYQKMAKKCQMMQQEIESLTKDNQELQEKFAEKSRQKRKLDEMYDQLRNEYDSVKRSAIQPADNFYSRNEHDLFSNPPNIMDGREMGRKGGLVFTPATPGPREDVWPARQNSNNSGHFDLSVGSPAKQTVIAGDAGNRRAGAHPVFGPGATNNPSMTLRNLILSPIKRPQLSRNRPQLFTL; encoded by the exons ATGAGATGCAATGCATGCTGGCGAGAAGTAGAAGGGCGAGCCATTTCCACAACTTGTGGTCACCTATTAT GCACAGATGATGCCAATAAGATACTCAGCAATGATGGAGCATGTCCTATTTGtgatcaagtcctttcaaagag TCTCATGAAACCCGTGGACGTCAATCCCAATGATGAATGGGTCAAT ATGGCCATGGCAGGGGTATCTCCACAGATAT TGATGAAGAGTGCATATAGAAGTGTGATGTTCTACTTGGGGCAAAAAGAACTGGAGATGCAGTTTAAGATGAACAAGATTGTTGCTCAATGCCGGCAGAAATGTGAGATGATGCAAGAGAAGTTTACAGAAAAAATAGAACAGGTACATACTGCTTACCAAAAGATGGCCAAGAAGTGCCAGATGATGCAACAGGAAATTGAGAGCTTAACCAAGGACAATCAAGAACTTCAGGAAAAATTTGCTGAAAAGTCCAG GCAGAAGAGAAAATTGGATGAAATGTATGACCAGCTGAGGAATGAGTATGACTCGGTGAAGCGATCTGCCATACAGCCTGCAGACAACTTTTATTCCAGAAATGAGCATGATTTGTTCTCGAACCCACCTAATATAATGGATGGCAGAGAAATGGGCAGAAAAG GTGGGCTGGTATTCACTCCTGCCACTCCAGGACCAAGAGAGGATGTCTGGCCAGCAAGGCAGAATAGCAACAACTCTGGTCACTTTGATCTGTCCGTCGGCTCACCAGCGAAACAAACAGTCATTGCAGGGGATGCTGGAAACAGAAGGGCTGGTGCTCATCCTGTTTTTGGACCTGGTGCTACTAATAACCCATCCATGACTTTGAGGAACTTAATACTGTCTCCAATAAAGCGGCCTCAGCTCTCACGTAACCGCCCCCAACTATTCAC gtTGTAG